The following are encoded together in the Bacteroidota bacterium genome:
- a CDS encoding kelch repeat-containing protein yields MATNAFADDPRSWQRRAPIPEARSGVSAVVLDNQVYVIGGRNEAGQILNTVSRYDPANDTWTTVQPMTQARFNAAAVVHNNKIYVMGGRGNSSAVLDKAEVFDPVAQTWTDISNLRESREGLAAFVQDNTLYVAGGSNGNAQILNTVEYFDEAGNTWRDFSAWNLDVARASFSALTFADSVYTFGGFSTFGPLNQVQRYHPASGVTSLAPFMPARGGLTAAPLDDAIYVMGGRMSDNDVVDIVNRFIPAENRWELAAPLLEARENAAAVFADNQLFVFGGEDAAGNILASVEAFDVIAAPIANNDAISTLEDTAVVVDVLRNDTDPAGSPLNISGFTQPLQGTVTQVDNQSFRYEPADDFNGLDLFSYTIQNAAGAAALATVQITVTPVNDAPQVRTDPVTGILTETAYVYEISASDAEGDAITITVNPLPDWLTFLDRGDGSAALSGTPAPADAGTVPIVLTFSDGQDNSTQNFDLLVVTALPAIPILTFPANETTVDTTPVAFTWIGSDNAQYRFQLASNEAFNDILVDSTLTSPEVTLFPPDGSKFWRVRAFNAAGTSDWSATFSFGFVSTVGVDDELPAIPFALAPAYPNPFITQVTIPFQLELPADLVSVAIYTLAGQEIRQLLQHPLPAGSHQISWDGLDNQARSVASGRYLVVLKVQGTLQSQVLLLVR; encoded by the coding sequence ATGGCGACTAATGCATTTGCAGATGATCCACGGTCCTGGCAACGCAGGGCGCCTATCCCTGAAGCACGTTCCGGGGTAAGCGCCGTTGTACTAGACAACCAGGTGTATGTGATAGGTGGCAGAAATGAAGCAGGTCAGATTCTGAACACGGTAAGTCGCTACGATCCAGCAAACGATACGTGGACAACCGTACAGCCCATGACACAAGCCCGCTTCAATGCCGCAGCCGTTGTGCATAACAATAAAATTTACGTAATGGGAGGCCGTGGCAACAGCAGCGCTGTGTTGGACAAAGCAGAAGTATTTGACCCGGTTGCGCAGACCTGGACTGACATCAGTAACCTGCGCGAAAGCCGAGAAGGACTTGCCGCTTTTGTGCAGGACAACACCCTGTATGTAGCTGGAGGCTCCAATGGCAATGCGCAAATCCTGAACACTGTCGAATATTTTGACGAGGCTGGAAATACCTGGCGCGACTTCTCAGCCTGGAATCTCGACGTTGCCCGGGCTTCGTTTTCGGCCCTTACGTTTGCCGATTCTGTCTATACCTTTGGTGGCTTCAGCACTTTCGGCCCGCTCAACCAGGTGCAGCGGTATCACCCGGCAAGTGGTGTTACATCTTTAGCGCCTTTTATGCCGGCACGCGGCGGGTTGACTGCCGCACCGCTTGACGACGCCATCTACGTGATGGGTGGCCGCATGAGTGATAATGATGTAGTTGATATCGTAAACCGGTTTATCCCGGCAGAAAACCGATGGGAGCTCGCGGCACCTCTACTCGAGGCACGGGAAAACGCGGCAGCCGTATTTGCCGACAACCAGCTGTTTGTATTTGGTGGCGAAGATGCTGCGGGGAATATCCTTGCAAGCGTTGAAGCGTTTGATGTCATTGCAGCCCCCATCGCAAACAACGATGCCATCAGTACATTGGAAGACACTGCAGTGGTTGTTGATGTACTGCGCAACGATACAGATCCTGCCGGCAGTCCGCTAAACATCAGCGGGTTTACGCAACCGCTTCAAGGAACGGTGACGCAGGTCGACAACCAGTCGTTCAGGTATGAACCTGCTGATGATTTCAACGGACTGGATCTCTTCTCGTACACCATACAAAACGCCGCAGGTGCAGCTGCACTGGCTACCGTACAAATTACCGTTACCCCCGTAAACGATGCCCCACAGGTACGTACAGATCCGGTTACCGGCATACTCACCGAAACAGCCTACGTTTATGAAATTTCGGCATCTGATGCAGAAGGGGACGCCATCACCATTACCGTTAACCCACTGCCTGACTGGCTGACTTTCCTGGATCGCGGAGATGGTTCAGCAGCGCTCTCTGGCACGCCGGCGCCTGCAGATGCCGGAACAGTGCCAATTGTCCTGACTTTTTCAGATGGACAGGATAATAGCACCCAGAATTTTGACCTGCTGGTGGTGACTGCGCTGCCAGCAATCCCGATTCTCACCTTTCCCGCAAACGAAACTACTGTTGACACTACGCCTGTCGCTTTTACCTGGATAGGGTCAGACAATGCACAGTACCGGTTCCAGCTTGCCAGCAACGAAGCATTCAATGACATTCTCGTAGACTCTACCCTGACATCACCCGAAGTCACCCTTTTTCCACCAGATGGCAGTAAATTCTGGCGAGTTCGCGCCTTTAATGCAGCCGGCACCAGCGACTGGTCAGCTACTTTTTCCTTTGGCTTTGTAAGCACAGTCGGTGTTGATGATGAACTGCCGGCGATCCCCTTTGCCCTTGCGCCAGCCTACCCTAATCCGTTCATCACACAGGTAACCATTCCGTTTCAACTGGAGCTGCCGGCAGACCTTGTTTCTGTTGCCATTTACACCCTCGCCGGACAGGAGATCAGGCAACTGCTACAACACCCACTGCCGGCAGGCAGCCACCAGATATCCTGGGATGGCCTGGATAACCAGGCACGCAGCGTTGCCAGTGGTCGTTATCTCGTTGTGCTCAAAGTCCAGGGTACCCTCCAATCTCAGGTCTTGTTGCTTGTGCGCTGA
- a CDS encoding RNA polymerase sigma-70 factor, with protein sequence MSTSPSFEEYCKRLNASDRSAFGDLFRLLRAELIRYVHRIVKDEALAHDLIQDVFISLWGLRTSLDPSRSLKAYIYQMAKNRAIRHLRDERIHDEKHKIIKQQSSNKVPKREQPDAMVDVRTLSTRLKAWIEELPDRQREAILLSRFQGLSHREIADIMAISPRTVNNHIMRALTHLQHRIEAFEPSLLEL encoded by the coding sequence ATGAGTACGAGCCCTTCATTTGAAGAGTACTGCAAGCGCCTTAACGCCTCCGACCGGAGTGCTTTTGGCGACCTGTTCAGGCTCCTCCGTGCAGAGCTCATCCGGTATGTACACCGCATTGTTAAAGACGAGGCGCTCGCGCACGATCTTATTCAGGATGTATTTATTTCCCTCTGGGGGCTCAGGACCTCCCTGGACCCTTCCCGCTCACTTAAAGCATATATCTATCAGATGGCAAAGAATCGTGCCATACGACATCTGCGAGATGAGCGGATCCATGATGAAAAACACAAAATCATCAAGCAACAATCGTCTAACAAAGTCCCGAAAAGGGAGCAACCAGACGCTATGGTTGATGTGCGTACGCTTTCAACACGATTGAAAGCCTGGATAGAGGAATTGCCGGATAGACAACGGGAAGCCATATTGCTTAGCCGTTTCCAAGGTCTGAGTCATCGCGAAATAGCCGACATTATGGCGATTTCGCCGCGTACAGTGAACAATCACATTATGCGGGCCCTGACCCATTTACAACACCGTATTGAAGCATTTGAACCTTCATTGCTTGAGTTATGA
- a CDS encoding FecR domain-containing protein: protein MSTPSHSSLPPELQDDLQQKTPDEQARIKRVWQLLGHLEEDDSVQSGLIPDTEAALQDIERSLDSGESTPAPVGLGKRARRAPDRQSLSGATNPKERAMQWTTMSAAVTLALFACMIWFWRIPVVVQAPLGEQVTTVLPDQSVITLNSGSRIEYARRFESWPLISTTKRRVYLQGEAFFEVEEMDVPFVVESFNAQVRVLGTSFNVWAREHDATPETRVALKTGTVLVTSHQDEAPLDTLAAAGDMARVVTRPNGRIETVASRVPVEQADAWRSNGFAIQDLSIASIVAEIERRYVMDITLDPTIDAEHKLNLFVKDPTPAELLESICLSVQCQFRETSNGFSIFTPPSGNSQPPTP, encoded by the coding sequence ATGAGTACGCCAAGTCATTCATCTTTACCTCCCGAGTTGCAGGATGACCTGCAGCAGAAGACTCCTGATGAGCAGGCGCGCATTAAGCGTGTATGGCAATTGCTTGGGCATCTGGAAGAAGATGACTCCGTCCAGTCAGGCCTTATTCCGGATACAGAAGCTGCCCTGCAAGATATCGAACGTTCCCTGGATTCAGGAGAAAGCACGCCGGCCCCAGTTGGTCTGGGCAAACGCGCACGTCGTGCCCCGGATCGTCAGTCGCTTTCCGGCGCAACAAACCCCAAAGAACGGGCGATGCAATGGACTACGATGAGCGCTGCTGTTACACTGGCGCTCTTTGCCTGCATGATCTGGTTCTGGCGTATACCCGTCGTTGTGCAAGCGCCGCTCGGCGAACAGGTAACAACCGTTCTCCCCGACCAGTCTGTAATCACACTCAACAGCGGTTCACGGATTGAATATGCCCGCCGCTTTGAATCATGGCCATTAATCTCAACAACAAAACGACGCGTTTACCTGCAAGGCGAAGCCTTTTTTGAAGTTGAAGAAATGGATGTCCCGTTTGTTGTAGAGTCATTTAATGCACAGGTCCGCGTGCTTGGCACCAGCTTCAATGTGTGGGCCCGCGAACACGACGCAACCCCTGAAACGCGCGTAGCCCTGAAAACAGGCACCGTGCTCGTTACAAGCCATCAAGACGAAGCCCCTCTTGACACCCTCGCTGCAGCCGGCGACATGGCCCGCGTTGTTACCCGGCCCAACGGCCGCATTGAAACCGTCGCCTCCCGCGTTCCTGTTGAACAGGCAGATGCGTGGCGTTCCAATGGCTTTGCCATTCAGGATTTGTCCATTGCTTCCATTGTTGCCGAAATCGAGCGCAGATATGTCATGGACATTACGCTTGACCCCACCATAGATGCTGAGCACAAACTAAACCTGTTTGTCAAAGACCCGACGCCGGCTGAACTGCTTGAGTCAATCTGCCTGTCGGTACAATGTCAATTCAGAGAAACCAGCAATGGGTTCAGTATTTTCACGCCCCCATCGGGTAATTCCCAGCCCCCAACACCCTAA